The proteins below are encoded in one region of Pseudoalteromonas ulvae UL12:
- a CDS encoding DUF2145 domain-containing protein yields MKLNDFVSKWVILLAILISPAVFAGSTAKQSAHFSAEQISAFAKDVEYYAAKQGARAFIIARVGRPASSLPKGVSYTHTAVAIYSDITLADGAVEQGYAIHNLYQQAENSAQSELVIDYPVDFFWGAQQLKAGILIPTPQLQQQLIELVASGQHRKLHNPNYSVIANPFNNQFQNCTEFTLDMLNAAIYHTTESSKLKQNALAYFKPQVIKTNPLKLMFGALLLDEVSTADHPRQIQTATFSSLVAYLKRYQLSDEAIHFTSQAITVI; encoded by the coding sequence ATGAAGCTTAATGACTTTGTTTCTAAATGGGTAATACTGCTGGCGATCTTAATATCGCCGGCAGTATTTGCAGGCAGCACAGCTAAGCAAAGCGCTCATTTTTCAGCTGAGCAAATAAGCGCATTTGCAAAAGATGTAGAATATTATGCTGCAAAACAGGGTGCGCGAGCATTTATCATTGCCCGAGTTGGGCGCCCAGCAAGTTCATTACCAAAAGGTGTATCCTATACACATACCGCGGTGGCTATTTACTCTGATATCACACTCGCTGATGGCGCGGTCGAGCAAGGTTATGCCATTCATAATTTATATCAACAAGCAGAAAATAGTGCGCAAAGTGAGCTTGTAATTGATTACCCGGTTGATTTCTTTTGGGGAGCGCAGCAATTAAAAGCGGGTATTTTAATCCCAACGCCACAATTGCAGCAGCAATTAATTGAGTTAGTCGCCAGCGGCCAACATCGAAAGTTACATAACCCGAATTATTCAGTCATTGCTAATCCATTTAATAATCAATTTCAAAATTGCACAGAATTCACTTTAGATATGCTTAATGCGGCAATTTATCACACGACTGAGTCGAGCAAACTGAAACAAAACGCCCTTGCGTATTTTAAGCCACAGGTTATTAAGACAAATCCATTGAAATTGATGTTTGGCGCACTGCTGTTAGATGAAGTCAGTACAGCTGATCACCCACGACAAATTCAGACTGCGACCTTTTCGAGTCTTGTTGCTTATTTAAAACGTTATCAATTGAGCGATGAGGCCATTCATTTTACAAGTCAAGCAATCACAGTAATCTAA
- the map gene encoding type I methionyl aminopeptidase, producing MSDVIIKDAAQIELMRHAGKLLAQVFKELDSFVNAGVSTMAINDFVERYIVEELNARPASKGQYGYQYSLNTSVNEVICHGIPSENQILEESNIINVDITLEKNGYIADSSKMYLIGSCQPPAQRLCDVTYQAMWQGIKAVKPGARLGDVGYAIASFAHQHGYTVVKEYCGHGIGEQMHEAPQVLHYGRMNTGMILEPGMTFTIEPMINEGKAKVKNLADGWTVITADKKLSAQWEHTILVTELGYEVLTLRDEETLF from the coding sequence ATGAGTGACGTCATTATTAAAGATGCTGCGCAAATAGAGTTGATGCGCCATGCAGGAAAGTTATTAGCGCAGGTTTTTAAGGAGCTTGATTCGTTTGTTAATGCGGGCGTGTCGACCATGGCCATTAATGATTTTGTCGAGCGTTACATTGTTGAAGAGCTCAATGCTCGACCGGCGAGTAAAGGGCAATATGGTTATCAATACTCGCTCAATACATCTGTTAATGAAGTCATTTGCCACGGTATTCCAAGTGAAAATCAGATTTTAGAAGAGAGTAATATTATTAATGTCGATATCACTTTAGAAAAAAATGGCTATATCGCAGATTCAAGCAAAATGTATTTAATCGGCAGCTGTCAGCCACCTGCACAGCGCTTGTGTGATGTGACTTATCAGGCGATGTGGCAAGGGATCAAAGCGGTCAAACCGGGAGCCCGATTAGGGGATGTTGGTTATGCAATAGCCAGTTTTGCTCATCAACATGGTTACACTGTGGTTAAAGAATATTGTGGTCATGGCATTGGCGAGCAAATGCACGAAGCACCGCAAGTGCTGCATTATGGACGAATGAATACCGGAATGATCCTCGAACCCGGCATGACCTTTACTATCGAGCCAATGATCAACGAAGGCAAAGCCAAAGTAAAAAATTTAGCTGATGGCTGGACGGTGATCACCGCAGATAAAAAACTGTCGGCTCAATGGGAGCATACTATTTTAGTGACAGAGCTTGGGTATGAAGTCCTCACACTTCGCGACGAAGAAACGCTTTTTTAG
- a CDS encoding alpha/beta hydrolase — protein sequence MKHTIKCMLTALTLLLAANVHAEQDPYNCLTINQDFNHIIQAKKHGLYREAMQSSSAQYQFDQTLAFSEYLNISKALIEARNPHAQRPCPISTAVTQVQQRVPHAQVVSDLIAPFELRQPNNHKAILLIHGLTDSPYLFHDLAGYFYQQGFNVRTILLPGHGTAPADLANIKMTQWQQSARYAIERTIADFEQVYLGGFSTGGALIFDHLMHQAQVSDKIKGLLMWSPASQAKSEQAWLAKYIAAIPFVTWLDKDADVDFAKYESFSFNAGAQVYSLMNRIEEKQFNTLNRHDIPLLLIASEVDQTIETRASLKLAKFWYQNPDRRSQKQDKVIYYGQRDKAQPLLDTQQALVIPSCKQTSLCAQVKEIAHTSPTNSPSNPHYGVDGVYRNCGHYLSKPDLYQACKTQEQVNVGETTADNIQAFSPIKRLTFNPYYPHMLASIGEFIQ from the coding sequence ATGAAACACACCATAAAATGCATGCTTACTGCATTGACTCTGTTACTCGCAGCCAATGTGCATGCCGAGCAAGACCCTTATAATTGTCTAACGATAAACCAAGACTTTAACCATATTATCCAAGCTAAAAAACATGGTTTATATCGAGAAGCGATGCAGTCGAGTTCAGCGCAGTACCAGTTTGATCAGACCCTCGCATTTAGTGAATACCTCAATATAAGCAAAGCACTCATCGAAGCGCGCAACCCTCACGCACAACGACCGTGCCCCATTTCTACCGCGGTGACTCAGGTGCAGCAGCGCGTCCCCCATGCTCAAGTGGTCAGTGACCTCATAGCTCCTTTTGAACTGCGCCAGCCAAATAACCATAAAGCCATTTTACTTATTCATGGCCTGACCGATTCACCCTATTTATTTCATGATTTAGCGGGGTATTTTTATCAACAAGGCTTTAATGTTCGGACCATTTTATTACCCGGACATGGTACTGCCCCAGCAGATTTAGCCAACATCAAGATGACGCAGTGGCAACAAAGCGCACGTTATGCCATTGAGCGAACGATTGCTGATTTTGAGCAAGTCTATTTAGGTGGCTTTTCGACTGGAGGCGCGCTGATTTTTGATCATTTGATGCACCAAGCTCAGGTGAGCGATAAGATTAAAGGGCTATTAATGTGGTCTCCCGCCTCACAAGCCAAAAGTGAACAAGCGTGGTTAGCCAAATACATCGCTGCCATTCCATTTGTGACATGGCTCGATAAAGACGCCGATGTGGATTTTGCCAAGTATGAATCGTTTTCATTTAATGCCGGGGCGCAAGTCTATAGCCTAATGAATCGCATCGAGGAAAAGCAATTTAACACCCTCAACCGTCATGATATCCCACTATTGCTGATTGCAAGTGAAGTCGATCAAACCATCGAGACACGTGCCAGTTTAAAATTAGCCAAATTTTGGTATCAAAATCCTGACCGACGCAGCCAAAAACAAGATAAAGTGATTTATTATGGACAACGCGACAAAGCGCAGCCGCTACTTGATACACAGCAAGCCTTAGTGATCCCAAGTTGTAAGCAAACATCACTGTGCGCGCAAGTCAAAGAGATAGCCCATACATCTCCAACCAACAGCCCAAGTAATCCTCATTATGGCGTGGATGGCGTGTATCGTAACTGTGGTCATTACTTAAGCAAACCAGATTTATACCAAGCATGTAAAACACAAGAGCAGGTGAATGTCGGTGAAACAACCGCTGATAATATTCAGGCTTTTAGTCCAATCAAACGCCTGACATTTAACCCTTACTACCCACACATGCTGGCCAGTATTGGTGAATTCATTCAATAA
- a CDS encoding ParD-like family protein has translation MGIIKVSDQLHQEIRKASTVMARSINAQAEFWAKMGMLAELNPHLTFNELIQQELAKVDLHSLSHHEKSNL, from the coding sequence ATGGGTATCATTAAAGTTTCCGACCAACTCCATCAAGAAATTAGAAAAGCCAGTACTGTGATGGCGCGTTCGATTAACGCACAAGCAGAATTTTGGGCCAAAATGGGCATGTTAGCCGAGCTCAATCCGCACCTCACCTTTAATGAGCTAATTCAGCAAGAGCTTGCCAAGGTCGATTTACATTCTTTATCACATCATGAAAAGAGCAACCTATGA
- a CDS encoding choice-of-anchor A family protein, with amino-acid sequence MFKHKLALIAGAVAAATGSMHATASDSADIGLLSNGYSVMVWQDFIARSGSGNGAIAAGNNIYIDYDNPSFNNRYGVAQSNGGYSLSSGKVTTTEALVAGNNVVFGESSVFGNIYAGKTVDLAKNYVLGGTKQKFENVSADDLPFDFDDAKEDATELSLELNKKDSTGTVTLKSSAELVLTASKTDDDIQVFTINGQDESGKPFDLANIRSIYLEGVDQDTTVVVNFKGEHPQLSGGLHGFHSAKTVFNFAEATTLNITSFIDILGVVLAPNADIESSSGNAYMAIIANSLVAQGGPGAQLTLKGGVFSGDLSLDDDDDSDDDDDSDDGDTGGGDTGGGDTGGGDTGGGDTGGGDTGGGDTGGGDTGGGDTGGGTTKPLACNGLYGVSGRDGKPMVYVDLEKGIVNQPFDFDAPNHKSDAVAYDAINDRLYYITKTNGSLAPKVAYVDMQTGADVELATIGGGYRLVFSPDSTRLFASSGRNIVEINPTNGAVISTIQLAANDESITFGMGDLVFINDDLHIVTKQHLVLADLENKKATVIGKHGVDGATGAEVGADGHLLISKINAATSQTTIFKVNPNQLQDQPVVIATVDYAINDLALRDYAGQTCDTDVVDPVEPTMPSILAIEAIADRQVEGDALIAKVTLTGEEEAVLTIDLASNTADIDVDFSSKVSVSFDDGQTWQSNMDAKAGSVTVPKGVTSALIKVASITDADNEGDENFRLAVAFSHAPDVTKTALLTIVDKPAGGGNGGGNNGGGTVCDMPRVSFITALSIFNGEYTQDSKAFTYEGGEMQFEVGFNGPAQCNGNYQFNLNDIETTQGIDYSERVSVSSLSDSQWLDNVSVASGSATYAVKEGDEGFIVRVKTLADTQKEQNEVFTLSVWSKSDQSDVKYKDHSIENNADTDADDNPGTGDPDAGNPGSGNPGTGSGDSCSSEDEVPAMKFITALSVDEGRSYTKEGGQMEYYAGFEKEASCSGTFYFEFVDRHTVKGVDYSTLVDIETWDDQAKQTNVDASAVAAVQVVKGTAGFTITLTTTTDNEAEGLEEYLLHTWRKADKSDLYVKDHTIMNR; translated from the coding sequence ATGTTTAAACATAAATTAGCATTAATAGCGGGAGCTGTTGCAGCTGCTACAGGCAGCATGCATGCTACCGCAAGTGACAGCGCTGACATTGGGCTTTTATCAAATGGCTATTCAGTCATGGTGTGGCAAGATTTTATTGCTCGCTCTGGTTCTGGAAATGGCGCCATTGCAGCAGGTAATAATATCTATATAGATTATGATAATCCGAGCTTTAATAATCGTTATGGTGTAGCACAAAGTAATGGCGGGTACTCATTATCTTCAGGAAAAGTGACTACAACTGAAGCACTTGTTGCGGGTAATAATGTTGTTTTTGGCGAAAGTTCGGTATTCGGTAATATTTATGCGGGTAAGACGGTCGATTTGGCAAAAAACTATGTGCTAGGTGGTACAAAACAGAAATTTGAGAACGTTTCTGCAGATGATCTGCCATTTGATTTTGACGATGCCAAAGAAGATGCGACAGAATTAAGCCTAGAGTTAAACAAAAAAGACAGCACAGGCACAGTGACTTTAAAATCCAGTGCTGAGTTAGTGTTAACAGCTTCAAAAACGGATGATGATATTCAAGTTTTTACCATCAATGGTCAAGATGAATCAGGAAAGCCGTTTGATCTTGCAAATATCCGCTCTATTTATCTTGAAGGTGTTGATCAAGACACTACAGTTGTGGTCAATTTTAAAGGTGAGCACCCACAGTTGAGTGGTGGTTTGCATGGTTTTCATTCAGCAAAAACCGTTTTCAATTTTGCTGAAGCAACAACGTTGAACATCACTAGTTTTATCGACATTTTAGGAGTTGTTTTAGCGCCAAATGCAGATATCGAGTCATCTTCAGGTAATGCCTATATGGCAATCATTGCCAATAGTTTAGTGGCGCAAGGTGGCCCAGGTGCACAGCTAACGCTTAAAGGCGGTGTGTTTAGCGGTGATTTATCGTTAGATGATGACGATGATTCAGACGACGATGATGACTCGGACGACGGTGATACTGGCGGCGGTGATACAGGCGGCGGTGACACAGGCGGCGGTGATACAGGCGGCGGTGATACAGGCGGCGGTGATACAGGCGGCGGTGATACAGGCGGTGGTGACACTGGCGGTGGTGATACTGGCGGCGGTACAACTAAACCTCTAGCATGCAACGGGCTGTATGGTGTTAGCGGACGTGATGGTAAACCAATGGTTTACGTTGATTTGGAGAAAGGTATTGTAAATCAACCATTTGATTTTGATGCACCCAACCATAAATCAGATGCTGTAGCGTATGATGCTATTAATGATCGTCTTTATTACATCACTAAAACCAATGGCTCACTTGCACCTAAAGTGGCTTATGTTGATATGCAAACTGGTGCTGATGTTGAGTTGGCAACGATCGGTGGTGGATATCGTTTAGTATTTAGTCCAGACAGCACGCGCTTATTTGCCTCAAGTGGTCGCAATATAGTTGAAATCAATCCTACAAACGGCGCTGTGATCAGTACGATCCAACTTGCTGCGAATGACGAGTCAATTACATTCGGCATGGGTGATTTAGTCTTTATTAATGATGACTTACACATTGTTACTAAGCAGCATTTAGTTCTTGCTGATTTAGAAAACAAAAAAGCCACTGTGATTGGCAAGCATGGCGTTGATGGTGCAACGGGTGCTGAAGTGGGTGCCGATGGCCATTTATTAATTTCTAAAATTAATGCAGCAACATCGCAAACAACCATTTTTAAAGTTAATCCAAATCAGTTACAAGATCAGCCAGTAGTGATTGCAACCGTTGATTATGCAATTAATGATTTAGCACTGCGTGATTATGCCGGACAGACATGTGATACGGATGTTGTCGATCCTGTTGAGCCAACGATGCCATCCATCTTGGCAATCGAAGCAATCGCTGATCGTCAAGTTGAAGGTGATGCACTGATTGCTAAGGTCACATTGACTGGTGAAGAAGAAGCTGTATTAACGATTGATTTAGCGTCAAATACTGCGGATATCGATGTTGATTTTTCATCAAAAGTATCTGTTTCTTTTGACGATGGTCAAACTTGGCAGTCAAATATGGATGCAAAAGCTGGTTCTGTGACTGTTCCTAAAGGCGTGACTTCAGCCCTGATTAAAGTGGCGAGTATCACTGATGCTGATAATGAAGGTGATGAAAACTTCCGTTTAGCTGTTGCATTTAGTCATGCACCAGATGTAACTAAAACCGCATTATTAACTATCGTTGATAAGCCAGCTGGTGGCGGTAATGGTGGTGGTAATAACGGCGGTGGGACTGTGTGTGACATGCCACGAGTTTCCTTTATTACGGCTTTATCAATCTTTAATGGTGAATACACTCAAGATTCAAAAGCATTCACTTATGAAGGTGGAGAAATGCAGTTTGAGGTTGGATTTAATGGTCCAGCTCAATGTAATGGCAACTATCAATTTAATCTGAATGATATTGAGACCACTCAAGGCATTGATTATTCTGAGCGTGTTTCTGTCTCTTCTTTAAGTGATTCGCAGTGGCTGGATAATGTCAGTGTCGCTTCTGGTTCTGCTACGTATGCAGTCAAAGAAGGTGATGAAGGCTTTATTGTACGTGTGAAGACCTTAGCGGATACTCAAAAAGAGCAAAACGAAGTATTTACCTTGTCAGTATGGAGCAAATCGGATCAATCAGATGTGAAATACAAAGATCACTCGATTGAAAACAATGCGGATACCGATGCGGATGATAACCCAGGTACAGGTGATCCTGATGCAGGTAACCCAGGCTCTGGTAATCCAGGCACAGGCAGTGGAGATAGCTGCTCATCAGAAGATGAAGTGCCAGCGATGAAGTTTATTACTGCGCTATCAGTTGATGAAGGCCGTTCATACACCAAAGAAGGTGGACAAATGGAGTACTACGCTGGTTTTGAAAAAGAAGCGAGCTGCTCGGGTACTTTCTACTTTGAGTTTGTCGACAGACACACAGTGAAAGGTGTTGATTACTCGACACTGGTTGATATCGAAACGTGGGATGACCAAGCAAAGCAAACAAATGTTGATGCATCAGCAGTTGCAGCTGTACAGGTTGTAAAGGGTACCGCTGGCTTTACCATTACGCTTACAACGACCACTGACAATGAAGCTGAAGGCTTGGAAGAGTACTTACTTCATACTTGGCGTAAAGCTGATAAATCAGACCTTTATGTGAAAGATCATACCATCATGAATCGCTAA
- a CDS encoding TonB-dependent receptor, whose product MKSQHRFTAKLSVLNLAVCLSLSGHAVAETTEASTADKNSFEKIEVTARKRTESLFESPTAISSIGAGLIDSANMSNLDDIGKYVPNLNITRYGVGNAAHASVFIRGIGLQDHIITTDPGVGVYLDGVYLGRQMGANLSLPNVERVEVLRGPQGTLYGRNTLGGAVNIITKQPGSDNIVTVNAKAGSRGRVAGDVYLNSEVSESVSFSASGSYKKRDGVGKAINLANPEKEIGEEEELSGRIAAKFTVNNALSFTFTADAVDNEAGQSPYTIEFTEPLDGSNPFNGDFPLLTPDMIPSNPDDLATTVAGIESTGYSGWGTALTADWQVNDVYTAKFISSFRSSEYEGGLDDDASALNLSEFPEEGGADQYSFEIQVNATYENMDFVSGLYYFNEDGYTRSGPFVFSPWNTPNGLLNDGVTPSFGDYGYFDINQVTDSYALYFNTSYDVSDRLTVGGGLRYSQDEKKADAQFPSFAERKFESAKFDAVTWDINASYKLDNDMNVYGQVQKGYQTGGFPPRPFGGPAQFVSFDETHAINYEMGLKGQVLDNVSMLLAVFKTDYTDLALPFSDPTAGGGFVTIVENAGESEAMGFELETTIAVTPDFSIRSAIGYLDAEITHVDEGVIGIGKGDTPALTPKWTVMVAPSYFVDLSNGATVAMNANYSYRSEIQGQSVYNASETIDSRELVGFNVSYQAPEGDWEVTLYGENVLNEVYDQGRLQQSGFVGVMRSNDRSEFGIKFRQDFDL is encoded by the coding sequence TTGAAATCACAACATCGTTTTACTGCAAAATTATCCGTTCTAAATCTTGCTGTTTGCTTAAGTTTATCTGGTCATGCAGTTGCAGAGACAACCGAAGCAAGCACTGCTGATAAAAACAGTTTTGAGAAAATAGAAGTGACAGCGCGTAAACGCACTGAAAGTCTGTTTGAATCACCTACGGCGATTTCATCAATTGGTGCGGGTTTAATTGATAGTGCCAATATGAGCAACCTTGATGATATAGGAAAATATGTTCCTAATCTGAATATTACTCGTTATGGCGTAGGTAATGCTGCTCATGCTTCGGTCTTTATTCGTGGTATTGGTTTGCAAGATCATATTATTACCACCGATCCAGGTGTTGGGGTTTATTTAGATGGTGTGTATCTAGGTCGCCAAATGGGCGCAAACTTATCATTACCAAACGTCGAGCGTGTTGAAGTATTACGTGGCCCTCAAGGTACCTTGTATGGTCGCAACACCTTAGGTGGCGCTGTGAATATAATTACTAAGCAGCCTGGTAGCGATAATATCGTGACTGTTAACGCCAAAGCGGGAAGCCGTGGGCGTGTTGCGGGTGATGTTTATTTAAATAGCGAAGTGAGTGAGAGCGTTAGTTTTTCTGCCAGTGGTTCGTATAAAAAACGTGATGGTGTGGGTAAAGCAATCAACCTTGCAAATCCTGAAAAAGAAATCGGTGAAGAAGAAGAGCTCAGTGGTCGTATTGCCGCTAAATTCACGGTGAATAATGCGCTGAGTTTCACATTTACAGCCGATGCTGTTGATAATGAAGCTGGTCAATCACCTTATACGATTGAATTTACTGAACCACTTGATGGAAGCAATCCATTTAACGGTGATTTCCCATTGTTGACGCCGGATATGATCCCAAGTAATCCAGATGATTTGGCAACGACAGTCGCAGGGATTGAATCGACGGGTTATTCAGGTTGGGGCACTGCTTTAACTGCTGATTGGCAAGTGAATGATGTATATACCGCAAAATTTATCAGCAGCTTTAGAAGTTCTGAATATGAAGGTGGTTTGGATGATGATGCCTCAGCATTGAATCTGTCAGAGTTTCCAGAAGAAGGCGGTGCAGATCAATACTCATTTGAAATTCAAGTGAATGCCACGTATGAAAATATGGACTTTGTTTCTGGACTTTATTACTTCAACGAAGATGGTTACACCCGCTCTGGACCTTTTGTGTTTAGCCCTTGGAATACGCCCAATGGTTTACTCAATGATGGAGTCACTCCGTCGTTTGGTGATTATGGTTACTTTGATATCAATCAAGTGACTGACTCATACGCGCTGTATTTTAATACCAGTTATGATGTGAGCGATCGTCTGACTGTTGGCGGCGGTTTGCGTTACTCTCAAGATGAGAAAAAAGCAGATGCTCAATTCCCTTCTTTTGCAGAACGAAAGTTTGAAAGTGCCAAGTTTGATGCTGTTACCTGGGATATCAATGCATCGTATAAATTAGACAATGATATGAATGTGTACGGGCAAGTACAAAAGGGCTATCAAACAGGTGGGTTCCCTCCGCGTCCGTTTGGTGGGCCAGCACAGTTTGTATCATTTGATGAAACCCATGCAATTAACTACGAAATGGGCTTAAAAGGCCAAGTTCTTGATAATGTATCGATGTTACTAGCTGTTTTCAAAACAGATTACACTGATTTGGCTTTACCATTTTCAGATCCAACCGCGGGTGGTGGATTTGTAACTATCGTTGAAAATGCGGGTGAATCAGAAGCGATGGGCTTTGAGCTTGAAACGACCATTGCGGTCACACCTGACTTTAGTATCCGCAGTGCGATTGGTTACCTTGATGCTGAAATTACCCATGTTGATGAGGGCGTAATTGGTATTGGTAAAGGCGATACACCTGCGTTGACACCGAAATGGACTGTGATGGTTGCGCCTTCTTACTTTGTTGATTTAAGTAATGGTGCCACCGTTGCGATGAACGCTAATTACTCTTACCGCAGTGAGATTCAAGGGCAATCTGTTTATAACGCATCTGAGACGATCGATTCCCGTGAATTGGTAGGCTTTAATGTGTCGTATCAAGCACCTGAAGGTGATTGGGAAGTGACACTTTATGGTGAAAATGTCTTGAATGAAGTGTATGACCAAGGTCGATTACAGCAAAGTGGTTTTGTTGGCGTGATGCGCAGTAATGACCGCAGTGAGTTTGGTATTAAATTCCGTCAAGACTTCGATTTGTAA
- a CDS encoding helix-turn-helix domain-containing protein: MSQIKHVNQTLKRLLKQHQLTYKDVAQALNMSEANIKRIFATQSFTLERLEEICQLIHINLSDLFLLAEKQTEQLTQLTLEQEQELIDDPKLFLVAVCVRDGWQFDEIIRQYQISQHECIQLLAKLDKLKMIDLLPNNHYKLRIAQDFRWIPSGPLAKFMEREVISTFMADKFDQPNCFRFYLRGSYSSSSLAIIERKLNQLTKEVALLNQEDAQLPLAKRQHVGLLMAMRPWQISFFEQLKRTQPD; encoded by the coding sequence ATGAGTCAAATCAAACACGTTAATCAAACACTAAAACGCTTGCTTAAGCAGCATCAGCTTACTTATAAAGATGTCGCACAAGCCTTAAACATGAGTGAAGCCAATATTAAGCGTATTTTTGCCACGCAAAGTTTTACGTTAGAGCGATTAGAGGAAATTTGTCAGCTCATTCACATCAATTTATCTGACTTGTTTTTACTTGCTGAAAAACAAACCGAGCAACTCACGCAATTAACCTTAGAGCAAGAGCAAGAACTAATTGACGATCCTAAGCTATTTTTGGTCGCGGTGTGCGTGCGTGATGGCTGGCAATTTGATGAAATTATTCGCCAATATCAAATCAGTCAGCATGAGTGCATTCAATTGCTTGCCAAGCTTGATAAATTAAAAATGATCGATTTATTGCCAAACAATCATTATAAACTGCGTATTGCACAAGATTTTCGTTGGATCCCTAGCGGCCCGTTAGCCAAGTTTATGGAACGCGAAGTGATCAGCACATTTATGGCCGATAAGTTTGATCAGCCTAATTGTTTTCGTTTTTATTTACGCGGGAGTTACTCTTCAAGTTCACTCGCCATTATTGAACGTAAGCTCAACCAATTAACGAAAGAAGTGGCATTACTCAATCAAGAAGATGCACAGTTGCCTTTAGCAAAACGCCAACATGTTGGTTTACTCATGGCAATGCGACCTTGGCAAATCTCTTTTTTTGAGCAATTAAAGCGAACTCAACCCGATTAA
- a CDS encoding alpha/beta hydrolase translates to MRLFIFTLGCLFCAFCTANTLTQTPIVTGEMITHQSALFKEERRFMVALPEQYSLNQRDYPVLFVIDGDFQFQHVSATVHNLARIGKIAPMIVIGVANQGNADYLKSNTWTSESEGNDFGGVVLFERYLKEELIPLIEQQYRIGSQRALAGYSLGGLFVMQQYIAPEPLFNAFLAFSPSLWFDEYGFKSTLSTYLSEKGVGQGPLFISLANEKGMGIKPVVDVFKNKAAKTARWQFKQYPDETHYSTALPALYDGLVFLMPNYFIDLDQMMALKDYQAVLDEFANRSKLWSGFHFGWLQSYTLSKYFFASKQSAQIPTALTWVNTHYPDSYLEVLINFALGFNKKQQPEQARDLLLSAEKIGKAHPKWHYQLSLSYQALSQIDLAKTHHQQAIELAKKHQLESWEYWELSPHQRFD, encoded by the coding sequence ATGCGTTTATTTATATTCACTTTAGGTTGTTTATTTTGTGCATTTTGTACGGCAAACACTCTGACACAGACTCCGATTGTGACGGGGGAAATGATCACTCATCAATCTGCACTTTTCAAAGAAGAGCGTCGATTTATGGTGGCATTGCCAGAGCAGTACTCGCTTAATCAGCGTGATTATCCGGTGTTGTTTGTTATTGATGGCGATTTTCAATTTCAGCATGTTTCAGCCACGGTGCATAATTTAGCTCGCATAGGAAAAATAGCGCCCATGATTGTGATTGGTGTGGCAAATCAGGGTAATGCGGATTATCTAAAAAGTAATACTTGGACAAGTGAATCTGAAGGCAATGACTTTGGTGGCGTTGTGTTATTTGAACGTTACTTAAAAGAAGAGTTGATACCGTTAATCGAACAACAATATCGGATCGGTAGCCAAAGGGCGTTAGCAGGGTACTCGTTAGGTGGATTGTTTGTGATGCAGCAATACATAGCACCTGAGCCGCTATTTAATGCTTTTCTCGCGTTTAGTCCGAGCCTATGGTTTGACGAATATGGGTTTAAATCAACCCTAAGCACTTATTTAAGTGAAAAAGGAGTGGGGCAAGGGCCGTTATTTATCTCTTTGGCAAATGAAAAAGGCATGGGAATAAAACCCGTGGTTGATGTATTCAAAAACAAAGCTGCCAAAACGGCTCGTTGGCAGTTTAAACAGTACCCCGATGAAACGCATTACAGTACCGCTTTGCCAGCTTTGTATGATGGTTTGGTTTTTTTAATGCCTAATTACTTTATCGATTTAGACCAGATGATGGCGTTAAAAGATTATCAAGCAGTGCTTGATGAATTTGCGAATAGGTCAAAGCTGTGGAGTGGATTTCACTTTGGTTGGTTACAAAGTTACACCTTGAGTAAGTATTTTTTTGCATCAAAGCAAAGTGCACAGATCCCAACAGCCCTTACGTGGGTAAACACTCATTACCCAGATTCATATTTAGAGGTGCTGATCAATTTTGCTTTAGGGTTTAATAAAAAACAGCAACCAGAACAAGCGCGAGATTTACTCTTGAGCGCAGAAAAAATAGGAAAAGCACACCCTAAATGGCATTACCAATTAAGTTTAAGTTATCAAGCATTATCGCAAATAGATCTCGCGAAAACTCATCATCAGCAAGCCATTGAATTGGCCAAAAAGCATCAGCTTGAAAGTTGGGAGTATTGGGAGTTATCGCCACATCAACGCTTTGATTAA